Within the Solibacillus silvestris genome, the region ACTCAAGCACATCCGGCGCTTCTTTAAATAGACGGATTGTCAGCATAATTAAATCGTCAAAATCGAGACTTTGATTTTGTCTTAATCGTTTCTGATAGCCTTTATATACTTGTGCGACAATCTTTTCAAAAGGATTATGCGGATTCATATTCTCTTCAAACCCATCCACAGTAATGCACTCGTTTTTTGCAGAACTGATCGTGTTTAAGATTGCACGCGGGTCATATTTTTTAGGATCTATATTATCCTGCTTCAATATATTTTTTATAACCGTCAGCTGATCTGAACTATCTAAAATTGAGAAGCTTTTCGAATAGCCGATCCGGTCAATATTGCGTCGCAAAATGCGTACACACATTGAGTGGAATGTGGATACCCACATGCTTTCCGTTGTCCCGTTTCCTAAAATCCCGTCAATTCTCTCACGCATTTCACGGGCAGCTTTATTTGTAAATGTAATGGCCAAAATTTTTGAAGGGTATACTTCACGCTCAACGACTAAATAGGCGATACGGTGAGTCAGTACCCTTGTTTTCCCAGAGCCGGCCCCTGCCATAATTAGGAGCGGGCCTTCTGTTGTTTTCACCGCTTCAGCTTGCTGTGGATTCATTCCCGCTACTAAATTTTTTGCTATATGCTCCATATTGCACCTTCCTATCTAAAGAACATTTGTTCCTATTATATAACACTTTTCACTGCTTGTACGGTTTTTAATGCCGCTTTTAAATCATCATAAATAATATTTCCGACAACTACGGTATTGGCATATGCAGCCATTTCTTTCGCCTGTTCTACGGACGTAATGCCGCCTCCATAAAAAAGCTTTGTTTCATTTAAAACTTCGGCAGTTGCTTTGACCATTTCGATATCACCATATGCACCGCTGTACTCTAAATAAAAAATAGGCAATTTAAAATAGTTTTCCGCCATTCGTGCATAGGCCACTACATCTTCCACCGTCAAATCCGTTTTCGCATCTGTTACTTGCGCTACTTTACAATCGGGATTCAGTACACAATAGCCCTCCGCTACGAGCTCTTCCCAAATTAGTACATCGCCATATTCTTTAATCGCTTCATGATGCAAATCTTTCACCCATTTTGTATCACGGCTATTCAACACTGACGGAATGAAGTAATAATCATATCCTGGTGTAATGCTATCAACGTTTGAAATTTCCAGCGCAATCGGTACTGAAAAACGACGTACACGGACGAGCAGATCCAGAACGCCATCCAACGTCACATCATCTGTCCCACCTACTAAAATAACATCCGTTCCCGATTCACAAATCTGCTCTAATGCCTCATCCGTAATTTCCTTAGCAGGGTCCAGTTTAAATACATGTCTCCAGTTTAAATATTCCATGAATATATCCACCTATTCTCAAAATTTTTATATTGAACTTTCCATTATCTTTGTTTTTATTGACCATCTCTTAGTATAACGAAATTCGTTGAAATATTAAAAGACTGAGCGGATAAATCTGCTCAGTCTTTTAAGCTTGCTCATGTATTTATGATTGGGCGCATTGGCGCTTCATTACTTTGACGTAAATGGCTTTTCGTCTGGATAAAGACGGCCCAGCATTTCATCATAAGTGTCATTCCCGTAATCAAAGCAACGGCGTACACGGGAAATTGTTGCTGTTGAAGCACCCGTTTCTTTTTTAATTGTTTCATACGTTTTTTTCAAACGTAATAAATGTGCAACTTCAAATCGCTGTGCCAATGATTGAATTTCACTAATTGTGCACAAATCATCGAAAAATTTATAGCATTCCTCAATATCCTTTAACTCTAGGACTGCTTTAAACAACTGATCTGTTTGATGACCGCGAATTTTTTCAATTTGCATGTGCCCACCATTTCCTCTCTACTCTGAATATATAACAGAAGCCGCTAGACCTGGAGATGTTGGTACGAAATGTATCCATGTCTTTCCTTGAACTAATTTTACTTCCGTTCCATCTTCTTCGACTGCCACCAGCAGGCCATCTGCATTTTTCCATTTCACTTCACGTATCGTCCCTGCTTGAGCTACATACGCATTGCCGCCACCAGTAATTGTAATCTCGCGTCGACCGGCATTATCTACAATTTGATGAGGCATTTCAAAAAATAAAATATTAGCTAATTCGATGGATTCATTTGTCTCGTAATCGACTGTTTCTACATTTGCAGAATAACGCTTGTACTGATTCGTTTCGGCATTGTATACATACTGACTATTAAATGAACCGCTATTATTGTATTTCATCGATATTTCATTAGCTGTTGTTCCTATTTTAACATTATCTTCGGCTTCATAAAATGGGTAGGACACTTTTTTCTGATAAAGTAGTGAAGTCCCTACTTTTTCAGCACCAGCCTTTACATTTTCGCCCGAAATATAAGAATTGTGAGGAGCAACCCGTGTCGATGAACGTTTAAAGAAAGTACCATCATAGTGCATTCCATTAATATTATCGACTACTCTTTGTGAAAGCATCGATTTTGCTTCTGGACTATAGCCATGCGCAATATAAAATGCGTCCAGCCCTTTTGCAATATCAATAAAGTATGAACGTGCACTGCGGATCGGTCCGATAGATTCAGGAATTTCTGACTGATAAAGAGCTAAAAAGCGTGTTACATCACCTTCCGCCAGCATTTCATACACGACATCCGCCTGTGCAAGTCCGGATTGCGGGCGTGCTTGCGGATGGTTATTGATTGTGGCCAGTATTGGGCGCATCGTCACTTCCTCTGCCACTCGTTCCCCAGTAAACGGCGTTACAAAGGGCAGTACTTCTTCAGCCTCCGCTACAATAATATCTTTCTCTACTTCGTTTTCTTCTATCTCTACAGCAGGTTCCTCTGTTTGTTCTTTATCTGAACAACCTGTCGCTAAGGTTATGCCTAATAGTGTTAACATGAATATACTGCGTTTCATCGTGCTACTCCTCTCGTTTTTTCAGGTTTATCGCATTACAGCAGGTAGCATAACCTTATTTTTCATGACATCAAAAATCCCACGTGTCGTAATTCGAATATACGGTAAATGTGTCGATTGTAAAAACAGCAATGTGTAAATTGCATCTGTATGGTGATATCCACGTTTTTTCAAAGCACTCTTCAATGCTAGCTCAAGCGGAATTACTTCATCAACGGTTCCATCATAAATAGAGCCGGCCAAAGTTAAAGGAATACTTGTCACAATTTTATCATCCTCTACAAGTACAATCCCGCCATTCATTTTCTTCAATTCTTGAAAAGCGTACTGCATATCCTGCACCGATTTTCCTATTAAAATAATATCTCCAGTATTGGAATACGATGAGGCAAAGCCTTTTACATGTGTCGCAAATCCTTTAATCATCGTATTAATACGCCATTTTCCATTGCGGTCGACAAGCATTAAATAGCTTTCATCATGGTCTGTTGATAATGTATGTTGATAATGACCGAAATTTTTTATACTATACGGCTTCGTAATAACATCATTCACCATTTCAACGCCAATCGGCATCGAAAATTGAAAATCTCCTTCGTGCAAATCAAAATCGATTTTCAGATCACCGAATAGGGATAAGTCAACTTCCGGAAATGCTTTCAAATCTGTATTGTCGCGTTTTAGCCATACTCCTTTTGAAATTACTGCTTCAGGTGTCGGCGAATGTTCGTCCGCCAAAATATTAATATTTGCATAACGACCTGTAGCAAGTAACCCATGCAAATTGGTCATATTATAATATCTCGCAACATTATAGCTTGCCATATTATAAGCATCAACTGGGCGCACACCTGCTTCAAGGGCTGCCCGAATACATTTATCCATCACACCATCTTCATGGAAACTCGGTGTGGAGCCATCTGTTGTCATCATTAAATGATCGAATATTTCATAGCCTTTATCGACAACCGCTTTTAATAGGTGAGGCAAATCCGGGCGAATCGATGAATAGCGAAGTGTAACAGCATATCCATGCAGTATACGCGCTTCAATATCTTCAATTGTCATAGATTCATGGTCACCATCGACTCCTAGTAAACGCATTTTAGCCAACGTTTTTTCGGATGCTCCCGGTAAATGTCCTTCGATTTTTTTCCCCTTATGCTTAGCTGCCTGAATCCAGTAAAGCATCTGATCATCCCCGCGCATCAGACGAGGCCATCCTGTCAATTCCCCGCCAAGCAATACGTCATGACGGTCAAGCCACTCCAAGACCGAGGCATTTGAGTAAAGTTCCCTCTCATTTTCAAGTTCAGTTTGGGAATCGAAACGACTCCACCAGTAAAATGAAAATGGCAATTTAGCAAGCTCATCCATAAAAGAAAACGCTTTCTTATTTTTCATCAATGAAACAAGTGTCATATTGTCTGAAATAAATGTAGTCGTGCCGGTCTGTGCACTAAACTCTGCGAAACTGTGGGGATTGTACAATTGGAAAGGATGTACGTGCGGCTCAATATAACCTGGTACTACTACTTTCCCTGCCAAATCAACAACCTCTGTCCCTTCTATATTTGCAGGCATTTCCTTACCAACATATACGATGCGATCATTGGATATCCAGATGTTACCTGTTGCCCAACTTTTCATCATACTATGTAAGTATTTAGCATTTTTTAAAACTATATTCGGAGCAGCATGCCCGTCAATGATACTAACTTGCTCTCTTATATTACTTAACTTCCAACTAATTTTCGGCATTTTCTGCACTCCTTTCAATTTTTACACCTAATATAAAGACGCTTATAACTTTTCCAAGATGCTAAACCAGCTCTAAAAAATATCCTGCTGCGATTCAAGTAGCTTCAGCAATTGTCTTTAACAGCTGCTGAAGCTAGATTAAATGCGTATCGATTTAAAAGAAAAACACATACTTAGTTCAATATATTTTGCTTTATGTAGGCAATTGCTACAATATTCCTTTTGGTGAATTAATCGTAACATAGCACTTTCATAAAGCAAAGTGTTTCCAAAATAATTTTTAAATTTTCTAAAAAAAGGAGGAAACATAATTGCTGACCCCAAATATTTCTGAAACAAACGCTTTTATCCGTATGATGTGCGGTGTTGCTATGACCGCATTCGGTGTCGGGAGAATTGCTCATAAACCTCAATGTACAGTTGGTCGTATGATGATTCTTGCCGGTTCAATGAAAGTGGCGGAAGGGTATTATCAATATTGTCCAGTAGTCGCAATGGCCAAATCAGAGCAGATGACCGAAATGAAGCCCGTCAATGATTAAGAGGTGGATCTAGGGGCTTGTTCTATAATGCTCACATTACAAAGCGCTATATTTTAAATTTAAATATAGCGTTTTTACATATCGCAGTATTACCAATAACTTAATCATCATACAGTGAAGAAAGGGTAAAATGCCCTTTCTTTATTTTGCTTACATAAGCAAATAAAAATCATTTGTAAGACGGCAGCATTTCCAGTGCCTAAAAGCTCCAATCCTTTTGAAATACAATTAATTGCGCTGGAAAATCAAACCCAAAATTATATCCACGAATAAAAGAATTCAACGAATAACTTCCACTTTTAATATATTCCATCAATTAGATCAAGAGAGTTTATGTCTAGGCTCTTACCATATTTCCAAGATCAGTTACCTGAATGTTGTTATTTAGCGGATGTATGTAAATGTACAGCTTTAAATGTTATTTATTTGGAACAGGAGGAAACATTATAAACGAATTTGAAGATAAACGAGAAGAATCGGAAGTACTAACATTTGATAAAATCCTAAAGCATTTTATGAAAGAGAATTTTTCACCGGTAAAAGATGAAGTACAGGAAAATACTAACAGCTTTAAATTTCCGGAAAAAAGTTCACTCAATTTATTAATGGCTTACTTATTATCAAACAATAAATATGAAACATCAAATCCTGCCAATGAAGAAGAAGAGAGAAAAGCTGCAGAAAAAATAAATCAGCTCGTACATGAAAAGGAAAAAGATTTCCAAGAGATTATAAGCTTACTGAAAAATATGACTTGATAGGAGGGATCCATTTGGAGATTGATAGCGTGAAAAGTAAAGACCCACTTCAATTACAGCAAACCATCAACTTTTTGAAATCTGAAATCGCCAAATATCAAAACGAAATATCCACCCTACAAAGCGTGGACCATTATTCAATGGTAAATAGTCTTGAGCAGGAACTGAATCAGTTAATTAATGAGAAAAAAGAACTTTCTGTGGAATTAATGATGCTAAGGAAAAGCTTTGAAAAAGAGCTGAGTGAACTGCACGAAAATATTCAGTTACGTGAAGAGCAAAGAATAAAACTCATTTCTTCCATAGAATCACTAGTGGAAAAAAAAGAAAACTTACAGAAAGAAAACAAACAGTTAAAAGAAACAATCGAGAAAACAGCTAAAATTGAATCTCCTGCTGCCCGTTCAGAAAATTATATACAGGCCGTCGAAGAGCTGGATCATTTGCTTCGTTCGTTCCTGAGCAGTAACAATAAACAATTAATTTCTCTGCACGAAACGATCAATCAACAGCACAATCTGTTAAAGGAAATTAAAGATAAAAACGATGAAATTCATTCTACCTTAGAAGAAATGGTCCAAGTAAAAGAGCCTGAACATAAATATTCCCCAACGACAGATGTACAATCCATTACCCGGATTAACCTGGAAAACCAGCTCAAAAATCTTTTTATCCAAGCAACCAGTTTCGAGACGGAGCTTGAAGAAAAATTACGTATTCTCGATGAGTTTGATGACAAGTTACTTTTACTTGCCATTGAAATTGAGAAACATAAAAAGAGCGATATATGATAGACAGCTATATTGAGTAAAAAGGCGACACGTCTGTACGTATCGCCTTTCCTTTATTTAAATGTTCTCCAGCCAATATCTTTACGGAAAAAGAAATTCGTCCATTCTTTTTTTGCAAGTTCAGCATATACTTTTTCCTGCGCTTCTTTTAATGTAGTTGCTTCTGCCGCTACTAATAATACACGGCCACCGTTACCTACGAACCGATCACCCGCAAGCTTTGTCCCCGCATGGAATACCGGCAGTTCAACATCCGAAAATTCCGGCAGAGCATTTCCTTTTTCCACATCGCCTGGGTAGCCTTCCGCCGCAACAACAACACCTAGCATAGCTGCTTCTTTCCACTGTAAATCGAATGGCTGCTCGTTCATTACGCTCATCATAAATTCACCGAAGTCTGAAGCCATACGTGGTAATACGACTTGTGTTTCCGGGTCACCAAATCGTGCATTGAACTCAATTACTTTCGGGCCTTTTGCCGTTAAAATTAAGCCTGCATACAGGATACCGGTGAATGATACACCTTCTGCTTCCATTGCACTTACAGTCGGCTCTACGATTGTGTCATATGCAACTTTTACAATGTCTTCAGAAATTTGCGGTACTGGTGAATAAGCACCCATTCCCCCTGTATTTGGTCCTTTATCCCCGTCATAAGCACGTTTATGATCTTGTGCTATGACCATTGGATAAATTTGTCCTTTATGTACAAAACTCATAAAGCTGAATTCTTCGCCATCCAGGAACTCTTCCACAACAACACGGGAAGACGAATCACCGAAACGTTGGTTACCGATCATATCTTCCACTGCTTCGATCGCTTCCTGTTCTGTCATCGCTACAATGACACCTTTTCCGGCAGCTAATCCGTCCGCTTTAATTACAATTGGAGCACCTTGCTCTTTAATATAAGCAACCGCTTTATCCGCTTCTGTAAATGTTTCATGCGCTGCCGTCGGAATATTATATTTGTTCATAATCTCTTTTGCATAAGACTTCGAACCTTCAATTTTTGCCGCCGCTTTTGTTGGGCCGAAAATAACCAACCCTTGCTCGTTGAAGTAGTCAACGATTCCTTCTGCTAATGGCTGCTCCGGACCTACAAATGTTAAAGCCACATCATTTTCTTTTGCAAATTGTGCAAGTGATGCGAAATCCAGTGCATCGATTGCCACTACTTGTGCATCCTGCTTCATCCCGTCATTTCCTGGTGCTACGAAAACGTTTTGTACAGATGGTGCATTGTTGAATTGCTTTGCGATCGCATGTTCACGACCACCACTACCGATTACAAGAATATTCATTATGAGCTCTCCTTTTTTATCGTTAATTTCCGTTGCGGGCGAATGCCTTCCGCTGGGGGAGTCCTCGCCCTTCACTACAAACAACTAAAGTCATTCCCTACACATGATTTAACCTTATAATTCTCTATTAATTTTATTTTTCTAATAAAAAAAACGCCCGCCAAATTTTAGGCGAGCGCTTTTCATTAATGGTCGTTTACACTGCGCTACCCGACCAAAAGTAGTGCTGTGTATCTTACAATCAATGATTATTTTATTATTAACAGGGCATCTCCCGGCCAAAGTCGATGCAGTTGTTAATAAAATTTGGTTACGACGGGGACCCGGCCAAGAATCGCCCAATCGTCTTATTTACCCCTCTCCCGGCCTGAAAGAAGAATAAATAAAGCATTTGCAAACGCTTCTGCTAACGTCCGGCCAGAACATTAGCGAAACTTTATTCTATTATAACGTAAATTTAATAATTTCTCTACTGCTAACTTTTAATTAGTGTTTAAAATGACGAACCCGTGTAAACACCATGGCAATACCATGTTTGTTTGCTGCATCTATTGATTCCTGGTCTTTAATCGAGCCACCTGGTTGAATGATTGCTTTAATACCGGCTTTTGCCGCTGCTTCTACTGTGTCGCCCATTGGGAAGAATGCATCAGAAGCTAATGCCGCGCCCTGTGCTTTATCTCCCGCTTGTTCAAAGGCAATTTTCGCAGCACCTACACGGTTCATTTGACCCGCACCTACACCTAATGTCATTTGCTTATCTGTTACAACGATGGCATTCGATTTTACATGCTTCACAACTGCCCAGCCTAGTTTTAATGCTTCCCACTCTTCTTCAGTCGGTTCACGGTCTGTTACAACTTGAATAGTTGCATCTTTAAAGCCGAAACGGTCCGGCTCCTGTACAAGTAAACCACCTTCAACTGCTACAACATTGAACTGATCCTGCTTTTCCTGTGTGAAATCGATTGTTAACAGACGAATGTTTTTCTTCTGCGTTAAAATCTCTAATGCTTCTGAAGTAAAGCTTGGCGCAATGATGATTTCCAGGAAAATACCCGATAACTTTTCGGCAGTTGCCTTGTCCACTTCTTTGTTTAATGCGATGATGCCGCCAAAGATAGATGTTGGATCTGCTTCATATGCTTTATTGAATGCTTCTTCAATTGTTTCGCCAGTACCGACACCACATGGGTTCATGTGCTTTACGGCAACCGCTGCAGGCATTTCAAATTCTTTTACGATTTGCAATGCTGCATTTGCATCCTGAATATTGTTGTACGATAACTCTTTACCGTGTAATTGTGTTGCGTAGGCAATCGAGAAATCCGAACCTAAACGTTTTGCATAGAAAGCCGCTTTTTGGTGAGGGTTTTCACCATAGCGTAATGTTTGCTTCAACTCATATGTTAGCGTCATGTTTTCAGGGAACTCTTCGCCAATTGCATTTGATAAATGATTGGAAATATACGAATCATAAGCAGCCGTATGACGGAATACTTTTGCTGCTAAACGACGACGTGTTGCTAATGTTGTTTTTCCATCTGCCTTCAACTCTTCCAATACGGCAGAATAGTCATTTGCATCAACAATTACCGTTACATAATCATGGTTTTTTGCAGCTGAACGTAACATTGTCGGACCACCAATATCGATATTTTCAATTGCATCATCCCAAGATACATCCGGCTTGGAAATCGTTTCGACGAACGGATATAAGTTGACACATACAATTTCGATTGGGCGGATGCCATGTTCACTCATCTGTGCAACATGGCTTGGCTCATCAAACTTACCTAATAGACCGCCATGAATCATTGGATTTAATGTTTTTACACGGCCATCCAAAATTTCCGGGAAGTTTGTTACTTCATCCACTGCTGTTACCGGAACATTGTTTTGTTGTAGTAAACTTTTTGTTCCCCCAGTAGAAAGTACTTCATAGCCAAGAGCTACTAATTCTTTTGCAAATTCTAAAATACCATTTTTATCTGAAACACTAATAAGTGCACGTTTCGTCACGATTAGGTCCTCCAATTCATTTTTTCGGTGAGCAATGCCCTCACTGGAGCGGCTCATGCGAATTTACTTTTTTGCGTTAAATAATTGCTGTAATGTTTTCGTGTATAGCGCATGTTCTAATTTATGTATACGCTCTTCTGTTGCTTCACGGTCTCCATCGATAACGTCAACTGCCCCTTGCGAGATAATCTTTCCCGTATCCATTCCCGCATCTACATAATGCACTGTCACACCGGTAACTTTTACGCCATGAGCCATTGCCTGACCAATAGCATCTTTTCCGGGAAATGACGGCAGCAACGACGGATGAATATTGATAATCCGATGCTCGTAAGCCGATAAAAGCGTTTCCCCAACAAGGCGCATATAACCTGCTAAGATGATCCATTCAATCTCTCGTTCTTTTAACAGTTTAACTAGTTTCGCTTCGTAGGCGGCCTTATCGGCAAAAGTTTTCGGTGCAAGCTCCACAACAGGAATACCATAATTTTGTGCACGTGTCACAACATAGGCACCCAGCTTATCCGTAATTACAAGCTCAATTGTCGCGTTAAGCTCACCGCGGCTAATCGCTTCTTGAATTGCCTGAAAGTTACTACCGCTTCCGGAAGCGAATACGGCAATTTTCGTACTCATTACACTAAGCTCCCGTCATGTTCGCCATTAAAGATGACACCTTCACCGTTGACAACGCGACCAATTGTATAAGCTTTTTCACCTTCCGCTTCTACTGCAGCGACCACTTTTTCCGCTTCACTCGCAGGTACCGCAATAACAAAACCGATTCCCATGTTGAATACGTTATATAAATCCTTGTCCGCTAATGCACCTTTTTCTTTTAAAAACTCAAAGATGCGCAGCACTGGCCAAGTTCCTAAATCAATTTCAGTTGCCAAACCTTGTGGCATCATACGTGGCAAGTTTTCATAGAAGCCGCCACCTGTTACGTGTGCACAACCATGTACGTCTGCTGCTTTAAGGGCTGCTAAAACAGGCTTTGCATAAAGTTTTGTAGGAACTAGAAGCGCTTCTCCGATTGGACCAAGGTCTTCATAGCCTTCTACTACTGCATTAACTGCAATTTCATTGTCTGCGAATACAATTTTTCGAACTAATGAATAGCCATTTGAATGGACTCCGCTTGAAGCAAGGCCAATTAGAACATCGCCTTCCACTATTTTCTCGCCTGTAATAATATCCGCTTTTTCACAAGCACCTACAGCAAAGCCAGCTAAGTCGTACTCGTCTTCTTCGTAAAGACCCGGCATTTCTGCTGTTTCTCCACCGATTAATGCTGCTCCTGACTGCACACAGCCGTCTGCAACACCTTTAACGATTTGTTCTATTTTTGCCGGCTCTGCCTTTCCTACTGCTACATAGTCAAGGAAGTAAAGCGGTTCAGCACCTTGTGCAACGATATCATTTACACACATCGCAACACAGTCCACGCCGATTGTATCGTGTTTATCAACCATAAATGCAAGCTTTAGTTTCGTCCCAACACCGTCCGTACCTGAAATAAGAACTGGTTCCTTTAAGTTCAGTGCAGACAAATCAAACATGCCTCCAAAGCCGCCAAACGTTCCCATCACACCTAAACGGTTCGTACGCTCGACATGTGATTTCATCCGTTTTACTGCTTCATAACCTGCCTCAATATTTACGCCTGCCTGTTCATATGCTTTTGACATAATGTACTTGCTCCTCCTTAATTTCTAACAGTCTTTTTCATGTGGTAAAACTGTGTCCGGGAATATTTCTGTCGGGTATTTTCCTGTAAAGCATGCGACGCAAAGTCCGCCATTTTCATCTTCAAACGGGCGGTTCGTTGCACGGACCATACCTTCCAAAGATAAAAATGTTAATGTGTCCGCTTCAATTGCAACTCGTATATCTTCCACACTGTGGCTTGATGCTATCAGCTCTTCATGTGTCGATGTATCGATTCCGTAATAACAAGGATCCGTCATTGGAGGGGAAGAAATCACAACATGTACTTCTGCCGCCCCTGCTTCTTTCAGCATGCGTACAATGCGTCTCGATGTTGTACCGCGTACAATTGAATCATCTACCATTACGACACGTTTTCCTTTAACAACTTGAACTACCGGTGATAGCTTCATTTTAACACCACGTTCGCGAAGTTCCTGTGTCGGCTGGATAAAAGTACGACCAACATAGCGGTTTTTAATTAAGCCAAGCTCGTATGGAATTCCGCTCGCTTCAGAAAATCCAATTGCTGCAGAAATGGACGAATCAGGAACTCCTGTAACGACATCCGCTTCAATATGGGCACATTCTTTTGCGAGTTCTTTCCCCATGCGTTTACGTGCCATATGGATATTCACTTCATCAATATTTGAATCAGGGCGTGCAAGATACACATATTCCATCGCACACATTGTTCGCTTGTCCTTTTCAACATAGCTGTCGACTTCAAGACCATTATTTGAAATGATCAATAACTCACCCGGTTCCACTTCACGTACGTATTCCGCCCCGATTAAATCAAATGCACATGTTTCAGAAGCAACAACATAAGAATCACCCAGTTTTCCAAGTGAAAGGGGACGTAAGCCGTTTCGGTCGCGCGCTACAATCATTTGATCATTCGTCAATAGAATAATAGAGAATGCGCCTTTTAATAGCGACAATGCTTCTTTCACTTTTGAACGAAATGGAGAGTGTTTTGATTTTTTAATTAAATGTACAACAACCTCTGTATCGGAAGTCGAGTTGAAAATGCTGCCAGAGCGCTCTAAAAACTGTTTTAAATGTGTGGCATTCACTAAGTTCCCATTATGGGCAATTGCCAGTGAGCCAGTTGAAGAACGGAATAACAATGGCTGGACATTTTCCAGTCCTTTGCCGCCTGCTGTTGCGTATCGTACATGCGCGATTGCCGCGTGCCCTACTACTTTACGTAATTTATTTTCATTGAACACGTCATTTACAAGACCTTCACCACGTACAGCCTGAAGCTGATTACCGTCAGTTGTGACGATACCAGCTCCTTCCTGTCCACGATGCTGTAATGCGTGTAAACCGTAATAACTTAAGTGCGCCGCATCCTGGTTACCCCAAATGCCAAATACACCACATTCCTCATTTAAGCCTCTGATTTCAGCAAGCATGGAATTGCTCCTTTCCAGGCAGAACGGAATTCCTCCACAGTACCTTCAACAAGTACACCAGCTTCACTGCTAATTTTTATGTTCGCGTCGTCTGTTACTGTACCAATTTTTTGTGCATCTTTTACGATTGTTTCAAAGCCTTCTGCATGTTCAGCTTTCACTGTTAATACAAAGCGTGATTGTGATTCAGCAAATAGAGCCGTTGTTGCAGAACCTGTTAATGCTACGTCTAAGCCTAAACCTTTTGCTGCGAAAGTTTTCTCTGCTAATGCAACCGCAACTCCACCTTCAGAAACATCATGCGCTGATTGAACAAGTCCCGCTTGAATCGCTTCTAAAATAGATTGTTGACGTGCCGCTTCTACTGTCAAGTCGATTGAAGGTGCTTTGCCAGAAATGCCGCCTTCCACTAACTTTTGTAATTCAGATCCACCGAATTCTGT harbors:
- a CDS encoding geranylgeranylglyceryl/heptaprenylglyceryl phosphate synthase, with the protein product MEYLNWRHVFKLDPAKEITDEALEQICESGTDVILVGGTDDVTLDGVLDLLVRVRRFSVPIALEISNVDSITPGYDYYFIPSVLNSRDTKWVKDLHHEAIKEYGDVLIWEELVAEGYCVLNPDCKVAQVTDAKTDLTVEDVVAYARMAENYFKLPIFYLEYSGAYGDIEMVKATAEVLNETKLFYGGGITSVEQAKEMAAYANTVVVGNIIYDDLKAALKTVQAVKSVI
- a CDS encoding adenosine deaminase → MPKISWKLSNIREQVSIIDGHAAPNIVLKNAKYLHSMMKSWATGNIWISNDRIVYVGKEMPANIEGTEVVDLAGKVVVPGYIEPHVHPFQLYNPHSFAEFSAQTGTTTFISDNMTLVSLMKNKKAFSFMDELAKLPFSFYWWSRFDSQTELENERELYSNASVLEWLDRHDVLLGGELTGWPRLMRGDDQMLYWIQAAKHKGKKIEGHLPGASEKTLAKMRLLGVDGDHESMTIEDIEARILHGYAVTLRYSSIRPDLPHLLKAVVDKGYEIFDHLMMTTDGSTPSFHEDGVMDKCIRAALEAGVRPVDAYNMASYNVARYYNMTNLHGLLATGRYANINILADEHSPTPEAVISKGVWLKRDNTDLKAFPEVDLSLFGDLKIDFDLHEGDFQFSMPIGVEMVNDVITKPYSIKNFGHYQHTLSTDHDESYLMLVDRNGKWRINTMIKGFATHVKGFASSYSNTGDIILIGKSVQDMQYAFQELKKMNGGIVLVEDDKIVTSIPLTLAGSIYDGTVDEVIPLELALKSALKKRGYHHTDAIYTLLFLQSTHLPYIRITTRGIFDVMKNKVMLPAVMR
- a CDS encoding multidrug ABC transporter ATPase, translating into MEIDSVKSKDPLQLQQTINFLKSEIAKYQNEISTLQSVDHYSMVNSLEQELNQLINEKKELSVELMMLRKSFEKELSELHENIQLREEQRIKLISSIESLVEKKENLQKENKQLKETIEKTAKIESPAARSENYIQAVEELDHLLRSFLSSNNKQLISLHETINQQHNLLKEIKDKNDEIHSTLEEMVQVKEPEHKYSPTTDVQSITRINLENQLKNLFIQATSFETELEEKLRILDEFDDKLLLLAIEIEKHKKSDI
- a CDS encoding phosphoribosylamine--glycine ligase (catalyzes the formation of N(1)-(5-phospho-D-ribosyl)glycinamide from 5-phospho-D-ribosylamine and glycine in purine biosynthesis), whose translation is MNILVIGSGGREHAIAKQFNNAPSVQNVFVAPGNDGMKQDAQVVAIDALDFASLAQFAKENDVALTFVGPEQPLAEGIVDYFNEQGLVIFGPTKAAAKIEGSKSYAKEIMNKYNIPTAAHETFTEADKAVAYIKEQGAPIVIKADGLAAGKGVIVAMTEQEAIEAVEDMIGNQRFGDSSSRVVVEEFLDGEEFSFMSFVHKGQIYPMVIAQDHKRAYDGDKGPNTGGMGAYSPVPQISEDIVKVAYDTIVEPTVSAMEAEGVSFTGILYAGLILTAKGPKVIEFNARFGDPETQVVLPRMASDFGEFMMSVMNEQPFDLQWKEAAMLGVVVAAEGYPGDVEKGNALPEFSDVELPVFHAGTKLAGDRFVGNGGRVLLVAAEATTLKEAQEKVYAELAKKEWTNFFFRKDIGWRTFK